The sequence below is a genomic window from Emys orbicularis isolate rEmyOrb1 chromosome 25, rEmyOrb1.hap1, whole genome shotgun sequence.
CCGTTCTGAACATGACGTGCTTGGAAGGTGACAAGTGCAAGGTGTCCAAATTACATTTCCTGGCCTTCCGGGTGAGCCCGGTGGTATCTTCACCAGAGACCTGGCACCAACACAAAGCAGGTGCTGTCCCCTCGACACTGTGCTACTCCCACGTGTGTGTGACGGAGTCCAGAGCAGCACCACGGAGATATACAACCCAGTGTGAGTGACTGGAGGCAGTCACAGAGCCATTGGCCAGGAGAGCTGGGGTTCCCTGTTACCTGggtaactgataggtctcaaaatgtaactgtgaaCAGGGAATCAgcattgagcaggtgtgtttccatcagagtcctgcagggattggttcttggccctacactaatTACCATGAcattattaatgacctggaagaaaacataaaatcatcactgatcatGTTTGAGATGACAccgggagtggtaaataatgaaggggacagggCACTGATTCAGCGcagtctggatcacttggtaagctgggcacatgCAAACcatgtgcattttaatacagctaaatgtaaatgtgcacatctaagaacaaagaatgccagccatacttataggatgggggagggggctaccctgggaagcagggactctggaaAAGGTTTGAGGGCGTGGTGgttaatcagctaaacatgaactcccagtgtgacactgtggccaaaagggctaatgtgatcctgggatgtataaaccaGGTAATTTTGAGTAGCggaagagaggttattttacctccatatttggcactggtgcaaccactgctgggataccatgtccagttctggtgtgcacaattccagaaggatgttgatacattggagagggttcagagaggagccatgagaatgattaaaggttttgAAAACCTGCCCTGTAGCGATAGACTCAAGAAGCCCAATCtatgtagcttaacaaagagaaggttcagggatgacttgatcacagtctgtaagtacctacatggggaacaaatgtttggTAATAGTCAATCTAGGAAAGAAaagtctaacatgatccaatgggtggaagttgaagctagacagattcagcctggaaataaggtaCACGTTTTTaacattaaccattggaacaacctaCCAAGGGTCATGGTCATCACTGGCagcttttaaatcaggattggatgtttttctacaagatctgctctaggagttattttggggcagtactctggcctgtgttatgtgggaggtcagactggatgatcacagtagtcccttTTGGCCTGGGGAATCTATTCATTTCTTTATTACCTGTATTGTGGGAGTGCCTAGCTGGTTGGTGCGAATGACAGGACCTACCCCAGTTCTCTGTGATAAAAATATGGCAATCAAGTTAAAAGCTAGGGTGTATAAACATTGTAATTCAACCCATCCTAATGTACAGGACAGAGACTTGGCCAACTACGGGGAAGGCGATCAGTATGTTCTCTACCACGGGAATGAAGATGTTGAGATGGTTAAATGGATGGACTTGCTATGATAGGAAATGGAATGAGGTTGTGAGGGGCCTAATGCGGATTGCCCCAATTGAGGACAAGTTGCTGGAGGCTAGGGTCTGTTGGTGTGGTTGTGTCCAGTGGAGACCTGGGAGTGCTTCTGGTAGGATGACCCTTTCAGTGATTGTGGATGGAAGACGAGCAAGGAAGAGGCCTACGTGGAGCAGATATCAACAGATGTTAGCGACACCAATTTGCACAACAGCCAGCCGTACAATCACgagttttggaagaaggctataaaagtcCCCAACCCCAAATAGGGAAGTGGCAAGAAAGAGGAAGACGATTGTGGTAGCACCTGGGAGCTcccgtcatggaccaggaccccattgtgccaggcgctgaaCAAACGCAGAACAGagggatggtccctgccctaaagagcttatgGTATGGGGGACGTGCCAGCGATGGTACTTGCCCCATTGAACTGCAGGGATGACTGGCACCTTCGTTCTCCAGCCTGTTCTCAGTTAGACACCTGGTGCTCCAGGCTGAACGTCCTCAGGTTGGTAGGTGTAAGTTAGACGTGCAGTGTGAGTATTCACACCCGTAATGCGAGTTCTCTGAGCTTCTTGTATTTTACAGTGTGAAAAGGGACTTTTTTACACAACCTTTCTGGAATGATAATATTCTTATCATTTCCTGGGTATCCTGGGACTGCGCTCATGGGCCTCATTCCTGCTTGGCCccattgtgcagggtgctgtacagAAATAGAGGCAGACACAGTCCTTGCCCCGAACAGCTGAGAGTCTCAGCAATGGCTTGCtcatttagactcatagactcatagattttaaggtcagaagggaccattgtggtcatctagtctgacctcccgcatgatgcaggccacaaaagctgacccacccactttcccttaactcagctgttgaagtctccagatcgtgatttaaagacttcaagtcgcagagaatcctccggcttgcgacccctgccctatgctgcggaggaaggcgaaaaacctccagggcctctgccaatctaccctggaggaaaattccttcccgaccccaaatatggcgatcagtagaaccccgagcatacaggcaagaatctccagccggaccctcattttaccagtgatggcacgttattgcctaattgactaaaatcacgttatcccatttGTTCCTGTGTTTCATAGCTTCCAGCACACAGATTCATAGAGTCACATAcatccatagattttaaggccaggaaaGGCCATTAGATcctctagtctgccctcctgcgtAATACAAGCCAGACAAACTCACCCATGGATTCCTGCATCTAGCCCAATggcttgtggttgaactagagtgtATTCTGAAGGGGAGAGAAATGAGAGCTGAAATAAGTCAGAAACCATGCAAAGAACCTTGGGGGCAAAATTGCCACAATGGGAATGGCTGAAGGCCCAAATGGTCCCTTTTATTAATCAGGATTGGGAAGAGCCTAATGTCTTCCTGAAATTCAAACCCTCCCTGACGTCCCCGGCGTCCGAAGACAGGGCTCCTTTGCTGCTGGGATCTGGGCCACAGCCCCTTCTTGCTGCATGGCCGCTAATGTGTTCAGGGGGTTCTGTATTGCTGTGTCAATGGgtcagactgggattttcaaagcatcatcattaaggctaagattttgtcatggctgtttttagtaaaaaagcccgtgacctgtccatgacttttactaaaaacagcCATGACAAAATGGAGAGCTCAGCTGCGGGGTCCCCACACTGCGTGCAGCGGCGAGGCAGCTGCGGGGACAATGGTGCTGGAATGTTTTTTATAGTGGGGCTGCTGAAAGCCAGCAAAACTAGCCCCAAACTTCTTATCTGCCAGAGctgaggccaggagcagggccgtgtctccaggaggggagggggacacggacagggataagggggctgaggctggtggCAGGTGCGGGGCCAGTAGCAGAGCCCTGTGTGTGGgaccggcagccgggaccccgcaTGTGCGGCTGGGagaggggccggcagctgggaccccgcgtgcggggccaggagtgggatgGCAGGATTCCGTGTGCAGGGCCGGTGCTGGGCCGGCAGCCCAGGACCCCcaggcacggggccagcagccatgATGCGGGACCCCGCGTGCGTGGCCGGGAGCGGGGCCAGTAGCTGGGACACCATGTGTACAGCCGTAAGCCGTGACCCtgcataaaacctgggggtgctgcagcaccccccgcactccTACTTCCCGCACCTATGTGCGGGGGCCActtggagctccagggtcccctctGCCACCTGCGGCGGTCAGGAGCTGCGAgagtaccccacagctcccagccgccatgggctgaagtcacggaggtcaccggaagtcacggattccctGTGACTTCGTCGACCTCTATAAAAtaatcatagccttaatcataagGGATCCCACTGGAGTGCAAGCTAGTTGCCAACATCCCTTTGGTGCCTGTGAAAATCCCACCGAAAGGTTTTAAGTAGAAAACTTGAAAAAATCCGTATGagataggtaggtaggtagatagatagatgtgtgtgtgtggggacagagggacagatagatagatgggtgtgtgtggggacagatggacagatgggtgtgtgtggggacagatgggtgtgtgtggggacagATGGACAAATAGATAGATGGATGTGTCTGGGGTTAGACAGAGACAGCGATAGCGCATCTCACCTATTACTCTCAGTTCACTCCCACACGTGCGTATACGTCCCAGATCACGAGCCAGGCTCTTATTTTCACACAAGTAAATACCATTGTCTTCAGGCTGGATTTTGCTGAAGATGATCATTACAAACGACACATTCCTCTCCTCATACACCCTCGGGCCATTCACATCTATCACCCGGGGGGTTTTGTCCTGTCCAGTCATTTTGTACCACTGCACATCGTTTGAGTTGCGGGAATGGCAGATGAAGTGAACTTGGGTGTTCTTCTTGGCAGCTATGTAACGAGGGTGCTGCCGGAAGTTTGAACAGCACATATCTGAGGAGGAGACAAAACCAGGCCAGGAGGGTAAATTGATAACACTGCATCTtattagctcctccagttcttcCCTGTGATGCCTGTGGGCTAATAGGGATCATCCCAGGGCTACTAATGCAGCATGCTTCCTGGCAAATGACTGGCAAACGCTCACCAAATGCAGAAATGTAGGTTGACATAAATTGCAATAAGAAGGACTACAATGCTGTGCGTGTGCAAACTGCGGCTTTGCTCCTGTGTACACCAAgcacagccccagcttctgggCGTGCACCAGGCACAGGGCATGTGCCAAAGCTCGTCAGCGCTCATGGAAGTTAGGGCCTTAAATGCCACGCAAGTCAAGATGTGCACAAGGTTCTCACAAGACCACGATGTGACTCCCCCACACCACACGTACTGCTGCTATCACACTGCACAGCACCATTACAAAGTTTCAacggaaaaattttgaccagttctacttttaattatttaaagtttGCACAGCCGTTACATTTCTATGAAGTGAcgaagaaatacacctctaccccgatataatgcgacctgatataacacgaattcggatagaacacgGTAAAgccgcgctccgggggggggcgggactgtgccctctggcggatcaaagcaagttcaatataacgcggtttcacctataatgcggtaagattttttggctcctgaggacagcgttctatcggggtagaggtgtatatccatTCTGTGCTTATTCCAAAGCCATTTATAGGAATTTTGAGCAGTTAAATATACTAAATTGCTGAGTTACATATACACAGTATTGTATTTGTATTCAATTATTCCTTATAAGTAGCATTTAATTCAGCTGCTTCAGAAAATCATGACTAACCACTACTCATTTGTAACACTCAAGGAGGCTTTTCCTCTCTAATGCAAGCTGCTTGCAGTTGCTAATTTAGTTATTTGATTTTATCGCTTCCCAAGTTATTCCTGCCTTTCATAATTATAAAACAACAAATAATTTGGAAAAGACAGAAAACCAAATAGCTAAATTAGTAACTGCGAGCAGCTTACATTAGAGAGGAAAAACCTCTGTTACTAGCACCTGTGATATCTCACAGCACACTAGCAACAGAACAAAGCTTAAGCCTTAAAGAGTATCAAAGAAAAAGCACCATAGCGTTATGTTTATCGTCAGTAGACACAGCTCAGTTCTCCAGTATGCAATGTGTCTCATTACAATGAGGGCCACTGAGCTACTTTAAGGTTCCTTTGGTGCAAAATACCACCATCTCGAACCCAAGTCATTAAAATGTGCACTGTAGTTCCCTTTGATGATCCATAAATGGCGCTAGAACAATCTGTCAGATCTCGCTCCCAGCATTCCTGTCTCACAAGCAGCTCTGCATCTTTTGAAGACGTTTCGGTCCCCAAGGCCAGTTCCCAGACTGACTGGGACTGCAGCGTTTATTTTCTCTGAGGAGAGGAACCATAGGAAACACTGGTATATGAACTGGCCCTAGTGCTTTTATTATAATCATTGTTATTGATTTGCATTGTGGCAGTGCCCAGTCATAGGGCTGCATGGCACCAGGTGTTACtgtaccaacacagaacaaagagctgGGTCTCTAGTTCTTACAGTAGGtatctgccctccccagccaggctggctcTGGGATCAACACCCTGGGAAAAGTCCAGTCATGTCTCCCTTGCCAGTCACATAACTGACCTCCTGTAGCCAGCTTGTGCAGTGGTGCTGTGCAGATAAGACTCTAACTCTGCCTGTGTAACTCATGTGGCCGGTAGTTACACAGCTCCCCTAACTGTGttttattgtagcacctagaagccccagtcatggccctgctgggcactgcacaaaccCAGAGCAAATCACTAATAGATCTTAGCCTCCCAGCACCCCTGAGCCGGGGActcttacccccattttacaccGGGGCAGCTCAGGTGCGAGGCAagtcaagtgacttgcctgaggtcatacAGGAGGCCATTAGCTGATATGGGAACTGAAGGGAGATTTTCTATACCCCAGTCTACTAGACCATTTCCCGCTCCCTACTCCACATGCAGAGAGCCAGACAGCCCAGGGTTTGTTGTCCTCCATGCTGCTCTGTGTGCATGTCCCCCCGGGGCACGCTGGGAGAGCTGCCCTGACTTCCCCAGCACGCACTGGTACAAACATCGTTCAGCAGCATGGTAGATGTAGACTCATGAATGCGGCTGTGTTATCACTTGTCTGCATGGGAAGGTTGCACTGATTTAAGCTAAGGAGTGAATTTAAACCAATGAAGTAAAACCAACgcaaacccctgtgtagacatCCTTATTTATACATCCTTATACATACAtccttatgcatccgaagaagtgggttgtagcccacgaaagcttatgctctaataaatttgttagtctctaaggtgccacaagtactcctgttatccttATTTTGGTACAGCAGCTTTTTTCAGCTTAGCTTAAGTCTATGaggaacaggtttaagctaaaGCAAAATAAGCCATTCCCTTACATtgaaataagagcatccacacagggggttGCATGGATTTAATTAAATTGGATTAAGAACAGATTTAAGTTAAATAGTTGCAACTTTCCCATGTAAACAAGGTCTCAGAGCAAAACCAGTTCAGATACAAATGTCTTCTGTGGTTCCCCTCCTCTGAGGAAATGGCAAATTCTGTAGCCAAAGTCCATATATGACCAACAAGTGGAGCTGAAGGGACTGAAATATGAGGGGAAATATGCAAATTTTACAGAGGCTGGGAACTGCTTTCACATTATTAGGGTTATTCGAAAAGGAGCATATTGATTATAAATTGTTAATAGAGAAATGGGTAGTGGTTTGGGTTATAAGTTTTTGCAATAGCTTAAGCATTAGATATATTTAACAATGAAATAGGTAATTTACCATAatgggaaagagacaggcagtagCTAGGAACCTCAGCTAACTCATCCTCTCAAAATATATGGTTTTCATGTAGTGTTGTAGTAGTCATTTGGGGtattttaaaatcactttctatCATTACTAATTCCATTTGATTGTCTGTTTTTCTGTCCTGTAATTTGCAGTGCTGCATTTCATCTTTTTCACCAGACTGCATCAATGTCATCACTCTGTTGCAGCACAGAGTAAAAGAGATCCAGGCAATAACAAATCTCTCCAGCCCCTAAGCTCTGAGGGTCAGaccctccactggtgtaaagcaGCACTCCAATGGAAGATCTGGCCCTCAGGGTCTACCAGGTGGTTGCAGCTGGGGACTAGAGGTTGGAGCCACCAGCTGAGTTTCAGCTTTAGAGAATTTTCACTGGGACACTCATTTTCTCTTAACCTTGCTGTAttttcagtgggggaggaggcACCTGAGAGATTGCACTAAGCAAAACACAAGCATCACAAAGGAGGGGATTCACTGTAACAGTATTATACAGCTGTACTGACCTGACTTCTGCAGGGTGGTGGTTCTTGAGGCTGAGATCTCACCTGAAAGACAGGAGAAGAACAGAAAAAGCAGCTCAGAGCTGGTGTAGTACAGAGAGGTCTCTCTGGAAGCACTCAGCAAGCAGCCTC
It includes:
- the CD79B gene encoding B-cell antigen receptor complex-associated protein beta chain produces the protein MASLCKSLAALHTQLCLLVLISGEISASRTTTLQKSDMCCSNFRQHPRYIAAKKNTQVHFICHSRNSNDVQWYKMTGQDKTPRVIDVNGPRVYEERNVSFVMIIFSKIQPEDNGIYLCENKSLARDLGRIRTCGSELRVIGFSTIEQVQRRNSVKDVIIMIQSILLVIFVSVPMLLLLERGDGKASSDEDHTYEGLEIEQTATYEDIAPLRDLKAKWTIGEHPGQE